TCATTTCAAATGCAATAACAGAAATGTAAATAACGATTGCGCTTTGGCAGCGGGCGCCGTTAGCAGTAACTCCCCACCGCGAGCGATGTAGCGGTGACGGAGGAGGTGGAGCTCCATTAGACCACAGGTGAGCTGCTCAACACCCACCTGTGCTCCGCAGGTCTGCTCCCGGCCGAACTGCAGCAGCTGTGGAAGGACGTGAcggagggcagggtggaggagaagagcagGGCCGACAAGTCGCCTTCTCCGCCCAAACCTCCGCCCATCGCTCAGCATCCCAGCACCAATGGGCACCACGCACACCGGCCCGCCAGGAGAGAGAGGTACTGACCCCCCGCGCCCTGCCACCCGCGCCCTGGTCCCCAGTTGCTCTGAATTTCAGACTTAACACGAATGCTTGAAAACCAGCAAAGTCTCGGTTCGTTTTCTTTAATGGGACGAACGAGTTTCACGCAGAAATACATACATTCCGTGTGAGCGAAAGGGAAATGTCCTACGGTGAAGCGAGAGGATTCGGCAGCAGCTCGATAATTAAACGTAATTCCCACGCATGCGCGAGGACACGGCGCTTGGCAACACGCAGCTGATTCGCCACAACAAGCTCACGCCAGCACAACCCCATCCAAATGACCGAAACACTAATACCGCTGGTCATTAGAATACACTAAGGTAGATCGGGTAATATTTCAGACGTTTTTAGCACACCTTCAAACACCTACTGAACATGTGTCAACTTGTCATGTCATGGCATTAGCTATGAAGCTGCTTACCATTTTAAAATGCAGCCCATCCTGTAAATAGATTTTGTGTTGCATCAGCTTGTCCTGCTGGTACTGGTTACCTGTTCATGTGTAGACAGTAAAATAAAAAGATCTTACAAGCACAAACACTTTTATTTCTTATTGACACATAGATACAATGTCAGCATAGTAACCGTCTGTTGATCAAGTTGTCTTATTGTTTTTCGTTAGTATAAAACGCAATAATAAACAAGTGTCAATAGTAGCTGATTTTAATTGTACATTTAAGGGGTGTCGGTCTCCCTTCCCGGAGGGGCAAAGTTTTTGCTTCCAACCCCAACTTAAAGCAGCTCGTCGAGTTAATTGAGCCCTTCGGTGGCATCTGAAGATCGgagccaggtgtgtgtggaggtgagctCCGCAGGGATCTTCAGGAGCGCTTTTGGGGCGAGTCAGGTTCAGGAATTGCACCACAGGCGATTGTTAATGCGCTTCCTGACCCAGCCTTGGCTTCTCCCAGCTCCAATTTGATGAAATTTCACATGCCTTTAGGTGCATCAGCTGCTTCCCTTTGGCATTTCAGGCATTtgaggtccccccccccccctcccagaaAACCAGTTCAGCGACTGTTTGCTGGTTGGTAACTGGTGTTTTTGCGGAGGCAGGGCGGTGGCGTGAATGGCTCGGGCGTTGGGCGCAGCAGTTGTTTGCGTGGCCGTGTGGAACTCTTTTTGGCTGTGCTAATTTGTGCCCCGCAGGCTTAATGATGTTTGCTTACGTGCTCGCGTGCACAGGGGCATTTCACTCCTGCGCTTGCAAACCCGTTCGTTGGTACGTGCAAAATCATCTAGCTCGCACGTCTTTAAGGACTTTTGGCTCGCGGATGGCCGCGGGTCCTGCGTGTTGGGACCGCGCGGGACGCCCTTAGTCCTCACAGCGTTGGCGTCTGCGAGATGAACTGTGAGATGTGGCCGCACAGTCGAGCGAGGACGTTCAGGTTGTTGCTGGAAGTGCTCACTTTCAAAACCTCCCAAGGCGGTAATGCAGCAGCGATATAATGTTACTACAATATGGTTGTTCTGCTCCATCATGAAGCTTTTAACACTCCATAACGTCCTACTATATTGTAAAATAAGGCCTTTCTGACATGCCCGGCTTAACTCGCAGCCCACCAAGGTTTTAATTTTGACATTTGGGGATTATTGACTGGCTTCTTTTACCTGTCCTTGTGTGAAGTCATAGCGGAGGCCAGAGGTTATTCCAAGACCTCTTCCGGGCAGCGGCCGCTGTGCGTCTGCCCCTCTGAAACCCCGCGGCCCTGCGCTGCGGTGGCTGATATCGGTCGGGACGCAGCCCGTGTGTCTCATGTGTCCCGCAAATTCCTCGCCGGCAGCAAGGCGCCAGCAGCCAGAACCGCGCGTGTACGCCAGCTGGGGCGAGCGAGGCCGAGACCACCTCTCCTGGAGGACGGAGACACGCCATCATTGTTTCTCCTGCAcgataccccccccccaccctcccaatGCCCCGAAGCATCCTACTCTGTCACAGAGAGCTTTCCTCCAGGACCCTCATCCCCAGACCCCCATCTCCAGCTTTTCTTTCCAGCACTAATTCAGCTCCACGGTAGCAGCTCATCACTGCCTTTTCTGCCCAGAGCCTCCGTCGTGCTTTCTGATGTGCGGGCTGGAATTTCACAGTGCCGTCTGGCCCAGAGAGTGCATGTAAACAAAACCCGGTAAACatattttgttgtgttttgcatTCTCATTTATTTGCAAAAAGGCTGCATTAATTTGTTTGCCAGATTTGCATTATTTGTGACTATGCTGGATGTGATATGATTTGTGGTCACACGCGGTGGAGGGGATGAGACCTGCTCATAATCTTATTTTACCTGGAATGTGTAAGGAATGAATCATCATTCCATTTATGGTTTTGTAAACAAGATTGCATATCCCAGCTCTGGCAGATGGAAAATTCCAGCATTTGTTATGAATATTAGAGGAGTAATATTCCCCTCTTTAGCATGCTATTACAGGAACATTACTTTGAACAGCCTGATGGGGATATGAATGCCTCTATTTAgagtttgtttgcttgtttaatGCTGTATTTATTTACCTCCTGAAGTTTCCGTCACTTCCTGCGACATTCTCAAGAATAGAAAAACTGCATTGCAGAAGAGTAAATGGAGAACCATAGTTGTATTCCCACCTTGGACTGGTCCCAGTGCAGTACCACCTGCATTCGTGCAATACCAGTCCTCCCAGCCCATGTTTTTACTCTGTTGCCTTTTCTAAATTCTCATCTAACAGACCAGTAGCACTTAATGTGTCTCGAGCAGTGTGCCGTAACAGTACTGTGTCGTAACCGTAATGTCCCATAACGGTAGCAATTAATGTGTCATTGTGCGGCACTAATGGGCCATTTTAAATGAAAGTCTTGGATTGAACCTGAGTTTCTAGGATGACTGAGCTGAGATCAGTGATTAAAACCCTATcatatgaatattcatgagaGGACGGGGCTCTCTGGGGGCTATACTTTGCCTTCTACATGGATAAACCAACATCTGACCAGTCCTGTTGTGATCAGTAGTAAGCAGTATGCTTGTCACCATAGCGGAAGAGTGTCTTGGACACTGTTGCTGCACCACTGGTTGCTGTGTAAAGGAAAGGCGAACCATGTGCAGCTCTCGAACCTCCAGAACAAAGGTTGGAGCCCGTACTGACCGTCACTGAGGCCGTGAACCTGGCTACGTGTTTCTGAATCAACCTCTTCACCTGCATGGCTTCGATTTGCTGATGAATCCAATCTCTGCATCTGTCAGTAGTGAAATATTGGCTGTGAACAGTATCAATTTTGTAATATGAGTCTAACACAGTCTATGTTTTGGACGgcctatatattatatatatatatatatataatataatatatatatataatacacacacacattttttaaatatcagAATTGCTTAAAATGACAAACATTAGACTGCAAACTATTGACTAGAACTTTGCTAAAGGGCGTATTTGCATTGGCAAGTCAGTCATGGCAATTGCAAACAGTCAAATAATGTGTGATGAGAGGCTGTGGTTGGGCATGTCCCATAGACACTCCGAATGTCCGAACGGCTCGGCCGCTGCTCGTTAACCGAACCCGTCTGCTTTTCGGCTCCGAGTAGAGGTGCTGGTCCTTTGGTACACGTACGTTTTTGCTATCGTTAATCATTGGCTGCTGTTCCTACCGCTGCGTGTGCTGCTGGTGTGAACACGCTAACATTTTGACTCTTGGCACAAGTGGTGCATTTGAATCTTGCACAAATTGACTCTGAGTCTAATTAGCATGCGTAGTTTAACTTGCCTGTAAGCAGAATGCAATGTCAATATAGCGTCTTCTCGTATATACAGCAAAATATAGAAAATCAAGCCGTGACCTCCGACTCAAACAGATTGAGCCTATAGATGTGTAATGTCGTCACACCCCAAAATCTAACGGCGTGCTGCGTGTTTTGACGCTGTGCTTTGTGTGGTAGTTCACAGGAGGCCCATTCCCACAGCAACCATCCCCTGTACAGCCACGGCGTCTGCAAGTGGCCCGGCTGTGAGGCCGTGTTGGGAGACTTCCAGTCCTTCCTCAAGTAAGTGGAGAGTCCCGCGCCGTCTCGCTCTCCGTCGTCCTGCCTGTGCCCCTCCTGTGCAGGTGGGGGGGACCCGCTGAAGAAAGCGACCCCCACGCCTCCGGCGCTTGGTGGTTTCTGGTCCGTTCACTCGTTCATTTGCTTTCTGTTCTATCGTtcgtttttcctttcttttccaTTTTTCTTTCCTTGTCAGCTTATTTTAACATGTGCCCTTCTTTTTCTTCCTCTTCAAaagtcccctctctctctctctctctctctctctctctctctctctctctctccacccccccccctgtttccctccctcccctgcGGTGGTGCAACGACGGGGGCCCCTCAGGGTTGAGCCGTGCTCTGTGATAAACAGTGTACCCATGGTGATCCTGGCCGTCCCtcccaaaacaaacaacaggAGGATGTTTATCTGTGCCCCCTCCGCTGACCCTGACCCCTGCTCCCACTCCGCGTCCCCGCCCTGCCTATTGCCACAACACTGGCTTTGTCCTGCTCGCCCCTGCCGgcctattaaaaaaaaacacactctcCAAATGACCACAGATCAGCCCGCCGTCGTCCACGGCTCCGGCCGCGCGCACCAGCCGTTTCAGCCACGACGCCGTCATTCCCCGCTGGAACTTTAAACAGTTGAAATTGTTTGATAAGAGGTGCGGCAGGTTTCTGCTGAAGGATCATAAACAGTCCAATAAATTGTGATTGCGTTTGAAATGGTTGCGCTGAACTGTGTTTGCCTTCTTTACGGTTTAAGGAGCTGTAAATAATAGAAATGTCATGTGTATGGTTGCAGTGTTTATATTTTGGCTTTTGTTCCTCCTGTTTTCAAATCCACTTCTAGGTAATCTGGTGTTCTTTTGGGTTTCAGAGAATATGGATTTTATTTAAATGGAGCATAGTTTTGATTGACACGGTAGCAATCATTGCAGCAAGTGGTGTTTTAATGTTCAGCTCTGAGTGGGCAGTGAACTTGGCAGCAAAACCAGCTATGCCGTGAATCCATatttcggttttctttagaaacgtGGGATCATGTACTTTTGAGCGCAGTGGCGGTGTGCCACTCACCTTTGACTAAACTGCCCCCTAGTGACCAACCTCTTAAACGCAGCTGAACCTAAAGCTCCTTCCAACTCTGGTCATTCACTCATGTCTGGATCTTTTGTGCCCCCCAATTCTCTAATAGTTCTTGTTGGTTTCTGTGCTTTCAGGCATTTAAACAGTGAACACGCTCTGGACGACAAGAGCACAGCCCAGTGTCGAGTTCAGATGCAGGTAGTCCAGCAGCTCGAGCTGCAGGTGGGTGTTCAGGAGGACGTCAGACGCATACCAGCACCACGGAGCTCTTGGCTTCAGTTTGGTCAAGGCACCATGATGAGACGCACCACTTTCTTGTTGTGTGAAAGTTATTGCACTTGTTTTCAAAAGCAAATGTGGGCGGTGATGTGTTTTGAGCTGTGAAATTTACTTTTAACTCAGTacgtaaaaaaattatttaatgaAGTTATTTACATCCCATAAATGGATATCCTGGTAAACAATAATCGAGAAAGGATCTAGAAGGTTCTGGGAAGTTCTGCGAACACATTATTCATCTTTGTGCCCGCCTTGTTTGTGTTTGCCAAACAGCTCGCTAAAGACAAAGAAAGACTCCAGGCAATGATGGCCCACCTCCATGTCAAATCTACTGAGCCCAAACAAAGCCCACAGCCCGTAAGTACACCAGCTCGCCTCATGGGTCGACACTTTGGGCTTCTCCCCAACTCTGACTCTCCTTCAGCCACCGGACCTTTTCAGGGCGGGCAGTTACACTCGAATACATTTTATTACAGTGGAAACCCCTGCTGGCCTCAATGTCTGCGAACATGTACACAGCAGTGGTTTATTTCCAAAATAAATACACTAAATTGTCTTATTTTCATGTGGAATATTGCAACTGTGATGTCCAGATAAAGATTACTTTTTGACTTATGGGAACTGACATTGGGAACTGACATTGGGTGGTGCAGTGAAGAGTTTCAAGACACGTTTTGGTCCTATGAAATTGGCTGGATTTCTAATTTGCATAAAGCTTCATGATTGGATGGTGTGATGGCCACAGCACAGAGGTAAACAGTCCCAGATGCTGGTTGGCGCTGAactgagtctgtgtgtgagagtactACACAATCTACATATTGTGCctgatttaaaaacaaaaaagtgtAAACCTTTATAGCAGTTCATAGTACATTGACTGTACTGGTAAATGCAGATGTGCCGATTTATCTTGTATGGTTATCCTATTGTTAATTTCTACATTTAATTTTACCTTGCCATTACATAATGGCTGTAAAGAGTTAAaactaaggtgtgtgtgtgtgtgtgtgtgtgtgtgtgtgtgtgtgtgtgtgtgtgtgttttctgaaaGGTCAATCTGGTTTCCAACCTCACCCTCGCCAAGGCGACGGTTCCCAAGGCCACTCCCTCCATGAGTCTTTCCCAGAGTGCCACGGCCCCGTCTACGCCCCTCACGCCGCTGCCCCAGACCCCCACCGTCATCATCCCCAACAGCCTGCACGGGGTGGGGCCCGTACGCAAACGCTACTCGGACAAGTACAACCTGGCCATGGACCAAGGTGAAGGAAACCCTCCTACACGGACACAACCAGTCGAGCACCAACCATTTTAACCAGCCGTGCAATTACAGCCTCGCAATGAATGAGCACTTGATCAACGGTGAACCTACCCGGGTCATGCGATGTTCTGTAAATACAGCGCTGTTGCTGACCCCTGTTTGACCTTGAGTGCCGCCTCCTCTGTACTCCCCTTACGGCAGggttgaagttcctgaatgaaACCGCTTCTCAATGCCCGACGGGGAGCTCCTGGGAGAAGGAAGTTCATGGTCCAACTTTGACTGtgttgtctctgtgtttgtttttttttcctccaccTCTCAGATATTGTGCAGAATAAGGAGTTTTATTTAAGTGCTGAGGTCAGACCCCCGTTCACGTACGCAGCTTTAATAAGACAGGTAAGGACACTGGCTGACGTGCTAGCGCTATCGTTGAGCTCTCTGTGACGCCACATGACGCCTACAGTTTGTAAATATCCAGGTCTGGTTTGGGAACTGTGTACACACTGTAATTACAGACTGTTACTTTAAGGATTGCAGTGCAGACGTAACATTTACCGAGATGTGAACAAAACGGTTATGGATAAATGGTTGTTGGAATCTTTTTCAGGCGATTTTCGAGTCCCCGGACAAGCAGCTAACACTAAACGAAATCTACAACTGGTTCACTCGAACATTCGCGTATTTCAGGCGCAACGCAGCAACATGGAAGGTAAAAGCACGATGATTATAGAGAGACAacacgatgatgatgatggtgctgttgtccaacggTTTTTTGGCAATATGTATTTATGGCATGTAAGATCCATGTTGTCTCGCCCTTTTCCCCGGTAGAATGCGGTCCGTCATAATCTCAGCCTCCACAAGTGTTTTGTGAGGGTGGAGAATGTGAAAGGAGCCGTTTGGACCGTGGACGAGCAGGAGTTCCAGAAGAGGAGACCCCAGAAGATCACTGGGTACGACTGCCCACTCCCACGTTGCAGGGTTGCGTTTAATTTTTGCTTTCCTTTTTGGGTTTATCGTAAAATGTGGCTCTACTTTCCCGTAGGTCTCCGTCTCTGGTGAAGAACATCCAGTCGAGTCTTGGTCAGAACCCTGCTCTCTCCGCATTACAGGTACACACGCCGACGCTCCAGGTGTCAGGTGACATTCTGACGTTAAAATGAGTGAggggatgggggaggggcataTTTGGATAGGTCAGAGTAGCACACACCACTTGGTCATACATGGTCAAACTGGATCTGCTGAAGTCTTTCACCATTTACCCGATGCCTGAACGTTGCTCATTAAACGTGTTCAGCGTCAGCCCGTCAGGCTACCACTGATCCCAGCAGAGATGTGCACGCGTTAGTTAAGCCCCCGCGGCAACGTGGTTAACGGCGCGACTCCCTCCAGGCGGCCATGGTGGACAGCAGCCTGCCCCTCTACGGCTCCGCCTCTGTGGGAGGCGGCGGTCTCAAGGGCCTGGCGGGTGGCGCGCACGAGGAGATGAGCGCTCACGAGGACGGCTCCCGCAGCGACTCCAGCCTGGACCTGTCCCCCATGTCTTCTCTGTGAGTCACCTTAAACAGTCTCGCCATACCTCCACTCCACTCGGCACACTAGCCACACCCCCTGCTCCTCTCCTAAGTTTGTCCCACGCTGTCTTCAGAATCTCAAGGCTGGGTAACTTTGAGACACTTTGCTCAAGATTAAACCTGCTAATTTGTTTCATTGACGTAGGGTTGTAAATAAATTGTAATTGCTGTAATGTGATTATGTAATGTCTTCCAACGAACGCTTTATTAGACCCCCTTATTTGCATGTTCTTTATAGTAACATTTACCCTTTTTTACcctttgtttttaaatgtactgGCAGTTAACGTCTTTTTTTACCTCCGGAGCCAGATAAAATTATTACACCCCCCCCAAATCTCAGTAAAAGTGCAGAGCTCTCCTGTGCCGGCCACTGAGTGTGCAGTGCTGCAGTTCCTCCTGCTTGACCCGGAATGGCCGTGTGTACGCAGGCACCACGGCGGAATGAAGGTGGAGCAGATGGAGGACGTGGAGGACTCCATGTCCCCACAGATGGGGGACGAGCACAGCCCAGACATGGCTCACGACGCGGACTACGCCGAAGAGCACCACCCCCAGACGGCGCGAGCGGCTGCCTTCTCCTTAAACACCGCCACTGCTCGGGACCATTCCCGCACCACTTCAAGTTCTTAACCGAAGCCCCTCAGTTGACAGCTAAACCATGTACCAGCAGACTCTGAGAAATGTTTCAACCAGAGTTGAGTTCACAActattccacttgggaacaacctttttatttattctttggAGCTACCTGTTGTTTTTTTGTATGCAATGGAATGACCTCCGCGGTACAAAGGGCTTCTCTTCGTAGAGGTAATGGCTACATTGTAAAGGTTAGCCCATAGACTAGCAGAGGATATAGAGGAGGGCTATTGCCCGGTCTGTTGTCTCCAGTCTACACTTAAAATAAGCACTACACCACCTGC
This sequence is a window from Brachyhypopomus gauderio isolate BG-103 chromosome 21, BGAUD_0.2, whole genome shotgun sequence. Protein-coding genes within it:
- the foxp1a gene encoding LOW QUALITY PROTEIN: forkhead box protein P1a (The sequence of the model RefSeq protein was modified relative to this genomic sequence to represent the inferred CDS: deleted 1 base in 1 codon), with the protein product MQESKTDEAPNGSSAGQERLGSEEEQVTSETSALKASPTNAQQIQQALQVAQQQQQQSGEKSQKSVQKEPETQVPVSLAMVTPQVVTPQQMQQVLQQQVLSPQQLQLLLQQQQQALMLQQQQLQEFYKKQQEELHLQLLQQQHASKPSKEHAIAQQMAVQQQLLSLQQQHLLSLQRQGLLALPPTTALASLPHGLLPAELQQLWKDVTEGRVEEKSRADKSPSPPKPPPIAQHPSTNGHHAHRPARRESSQEAHSHSNHPLYSHGVCKWPGCEAVLGDFQSFLKHLNSEHALDDKSTAQCRVQMQVVQQLELQLAKDKERLQAMMAHLHVKSTEPKQSPQPVNLVSNLTLAKATVPKATPSMSLSQSATAPSTPLTPLPQTPTVIIPNSLHGVGPVRKRYSDKYNLAMDQDIVQNKEFYLSAEVRPPFTYAALIRQAIFESPDKQLTLNEIYNWFTRTFAYFRRNAATWKNAVRHNLSLHKCFVRVENVKGAVWTVDEQEFQKRRPQKITGSPSLVKNIQSSLGQNPALSALQAAMVDSSLPLYGSASVGGGGLKGLAGGAHEEMSAHEDGSRSDSSLDLSPMSSLHHGGMKVEQMEDVEDSMSPQMGDEHSPDMAHDADYAEEHHPQTARAAAFSLNTATARDHSRTTSSS